The Streptomyces sp. cg36 genomic interval CTGTTCTCGCGGGCGAGCTGTGGTTCCTTGCGCGGCTCCTTCTGCAGCGCCGCCCGTACCTGGTTGACGAGAGTGGTGAACTCCGGTCCGTCGTCCGGGCAGATGACGCCCGGGTCGGGCGCACCGCACTGTCCGGCATGCCGGATCAGGTCGGTGATGCGCCAGTCGGGCCGGAAGCTGTCGCCCCGTACCTGTTCGACTTCGGCGTACAGGTCGGCCAGGCGCGGCCGGCGACGGATGGAGAGGAGCAGGTCGCGCTTGGAGGCGAAGACGCACAGCGAGCAGGAGCAGCGGGAGGTGCCGGCCCAGTCACCGGCGCCGGGTGCCGAGTCGTCGGTCCAGCTGTAGGGCACGGGGGCGCCGGTGTGCCACTCCTTGACGGCGTCGGTCGGCCAGTCCTTGATAGGGAGCCACTCATCGACGGTCCGCGCGCTGTTGGCCTGCACGGTTCGAAAGGCCGGCCGCTTCCTGCGTTCGGTTCCCTCGTCACTGCGCAGGCCCATGACCTTCAGGATTCGCACCGGCCGGCCCAGCTCGCGCCCCAGTCGGCGGACGATCGGGGTCCAGGCGCTGGAGACCACGCTCTCCTTCGCCGCCTTGCGGCAGTAGGGGCTGCCCATGCGCGGGAAGCGCCCGTACGCCGCGATCTCGGTCAGCAGACTGTGCGGCATGCGGGTGCCGTCCGGGCCGGGCAGGGTGCGGGTGACCTCGATATGCCGCTCGGGCGGCACCCCGAACGCAGCACTCCGCAGCGCGGCGAGCTCGGACACGCCCGGGTAGCGGGTGCCGTCGAACACGACGGCGGGCCACTCCAGCACACCGAGGCTGGAGTGGTAGGAGAACACCCGCTCTTCCACACCGGCGTCGCGGGCGGATTGCATGAACACGGCCATCGTGACCGCGCTGTCCTTGCCGCCGGACAGCTGGGGCGCGAGAAGATCATAGGAGGTCAGGTCGGGCGTGCCGGACGAGCGGCGGGGCGTACGGGAAGGCATGTCAGCTCCAGGGAGTCGCAGGAGTGGGCGGGGCAGGGGTCGTGCCGGACGGCGTGTGGGCCCGCGCGGACTGTTGAGCCGGGGTACGGGCTCAGGGCGGTGAGGGCTCGGCGTCGCGCCGTTTGGGGTAGGGCCACCGCACGGGAAGGCCCAGTTCGATCTCTTTTCGCTCGCGGCGGGTGCGGCCGAGCCGGTAGACGAAGCGGTGCGCACCGCGGTGGCGGAGGGTGCGGGCGCCGACTGCGGCCAAGGCATCGCGCAGCCACACCGCCGGGTCGCAGCCGGGCCGCGGCCGGGGAGCGCCCAGCGCGATGAGCTGGGCTGCCGCGTACGCGCAGCCCTGCTCCTGGCGCCGGATCTTTTGAGCCGTACGTTCGTGGAAGACGGTGCCGTCCGGCAGGAGCTTCACCGTGCGGGCTGTGGCCCGTCCGGCGTACACGGCGTTGGTCGCTGCGTAGATCGTCCCGACGTGGCCGGGCATCACCAGGGCGCCCGCGGCGCTCCGGCGCGGTACGGGGTCGGCGAAGGTGACCACGCCGCGTACCCCGCTCTGGAGCAGGGCGTCGAAGCAGCGGGCGAGGAACGACTCGGCGTTGCCGGGGCACTCGTCCAGGAGAACGAACCGCGAGCAGAGCACGGACTCGTGGTATGGGCGCAGCTGTGGCAGGGGCTTGGTCAGCACGGCTGGGCTGGCCGGGACCCCGAACACAGCGACCCCGCACAGCCGCCGCGCACCCGAGGATGTCTCGTACAGGGCCAGTCGCCGTGTCGCGGCCGGGTAGCTGGCGGAGTAGTGGTGGGTGCGCACAAAGTGCGCGGCCTGCGTCTCGTCGAGCGGGGCTACGTCGAAATGGTCGGCGGTGAACCCGCCGTCGTGCGCATGCCGCCAGGAGTGCGTGCCTTCACGCCAGCGCTGGCACCAGGGCGACACGTGCACGATCTCCGGCAGGTCCCGCAACGGCAGCGGGTGCTGAGCGGGGGATGTCACGGCGCCTCCTGCTGCTGGTCCTGGCCGCTGTCGAAGAGCGACAGCTGGCCTGCCGCAGGGGGAGCAGACGCGGGCGCGGGCCGGGCCGGGCGGTCGGGCCGAGGCTTGGGCATGGCCGTTTCGGTGGCGGCGCCTTTGTGGGGAGCGGCCGTGTGGGTGCAGGGGCAGGTCCAGCGGCAGGGCTGTTGGTGGGGGCGGTGGTGGATGAGGGCGAGGACGAAGCCGCCGCGGTCGGTGAGGGTGCCGGCGTGGTCGTCGGTGCGGGGGCCGTGTGCGCTGATGCACTGGTCGTGGTGGCCGGTGCGGCAGGGGTGGCAGGTGCCGG includes:
- a CDS encoding phosphoadenosine phosphosulfate reductase produces the protein MPSRTPRRSSGTPDLTSYDLLAPQLSGGKDSAVTMAVFMQSARDAGVEERVFSYHSSLGVLEWPAVVFDGTRYPGVSELAALRSAAFGVPPERHIEVTRTLPGPDGTRMPHSLLTEIAAYGRFPRMGSPYCRKAAKESVVSSAWTPIVRRLGRELGRPVRILKVMGLRSDEGTERRKRPAFRTVQANSARTVDEWLPIKDWPTDAVKEWHTGAPVPYSWTDDSAPGAGDWAGTSRCSCSLCVFASKRDLLLSIRRRPRLADLYAEVEQVRGDSFRPDWRITDLIRHAGQCGAPDPGVICPDDGPEFTTLVNQVRAALQKEPRKEPQLARENRRALCDGCTAHH
- a CDS encoding DUF6248 family natural product biosynthesis protein → MTTWLRHIGASIMGILDPVPSTAPSPMPPQEGAWVRANAWTTALRKIDAAYPHGFHRWCSCEAGTCHPCRTGHHDQCISAHGPRTDDHAGTLTDRGGFVLALIHHRPHQQPCRWTCPCTHTAAPHKGAATETAMPKPRPDRPARPAPASAPPAAGQLSLFDSGQDQQQEAP